The genomic stretch ttttatttttttttcagctCTACATCCCAGTGCATCTTCTCCCTGGGTCGCGAATATTCGTTATGACCAGCTACAGCATCCAGCTGTTCCACTACGGCGACGCGCATGGCCAGCCGTGCCTCGAGCTATGGCACCACAGACATGACTACGTCAAGGAATTCACCCTGTCAAAGCCCTATATCTGTCCAGAAACAAACAGCATACGGATTATAGTCAGCGAGATGCAGCGCGTTTTGGGGTGTATCATTCCATACTCGCTGTCCAAACCCTCCACCACTagcaccgacaccgacaccgacgcGAATGCGTGGCCTTCATCCAGCGCGCTCCGCATGCCGTCCGGCTTTGTACTGCTATACGACCACGGCCAGACCTTTGAAAGGAAACGATGGCGAGCGGCCTTCGGATACCGGACAGGCATCGTGCATTGCGAGTCAGAGATCACTGGCAACTTTCAAAGGGGCGACTCAAAACTATACACATTGAGTTACTCATGGCCGGACGACGAGGATCCTCAGGTGAACCGTTCCGTGGGACGGATCAGGCCTGGAAGGTGGCAGGGATGGCAGGAGGGATACAATGAATTAACGGGTCGTGTTGTGATGTTCTCTTCTAACAGTGGGAGTTGTATATCTGTTTTGGAGCTACATTGGATGCAATCTTAGTGGCTGTGGCGAAGCGGTTTAAAAGTTTGACGCGGTGCATCGTGGAAAGGCTTACTATGTAATGTAGCGTCAGTACAGCCATTTTCCGCCCCGCATTACAGAATTGGTGTCTGGTCATCTAAAACCTCTCTCTTCAAAGATGAATAAATAGTAGAACCGAGGCAATAGTTAGTAGGGATACCAATCGAAAAATAGGATCTGATGAAGCGTGCGAAACTGAGTTACCAAGAAACAGTGGCCGGCTTTGAGGATCGATGGcgagacgatgaagatgcagTAGGGGCCCCAAAAGTATACCATTTCTATGAACATTCAAGGAATTGGAAATTAGACGCGTAAACTTGACGCGTTCATTTTATGTGCGTACGTTGCCATGTGTTGAGAAATGGAAGCAGTAATATGGCCGTTCGGAGAGCTCGGTGCTAGCAAAGTAACGGTCTGGTGACTTCATGAAGTGCTAGGTTCTTTCTCTCCCAAACGTTCATATCGGTGGAGATCAGCGGAGATGCCCCCTTCATCATCCATTGACGATTTTAGAGCGATTTTGAGGtctgcaaaaaaaatcatcatACTCTCTGGTGCTGGATTATCCGCGCCTTCAGGTCGGTTCGGCTTTAGGGATACTGGCAGGATGTTTGCTGATTTGCATGATTAGGGATTCAAACGTATCGTGGATCTGGAGACAAATCATTATGGTCGAACCCAGTCAGTGCAAATTTAAGTAAAGTAGTTTGTGCTGATACCGATGTGTAGTAGAACGCAGTGAAGTACTCCAAACATACCACGTTCGAAGAGGACCCCAGCGGTTCATGGCAATTTTACCACCATCGACGATTGGAGTGAGCCCTTCTTTTTTAATAATTCATACGCGTCTTAGATAGTACGGCAGATGCCTCAAGGCGAACCCTAACAAAGGCCATCTGGCACTCGCTGCCCTGAACATCCCATCTGTGGCGTCCCGCGTAATACCCTCAGCAACTTCGGTCCCACTGCACGTCACGCAAAACCTCGATGAGTTGGCTGTCCGTGCACTCAGAGTACTTCCCGAGTCCAGTAATGAGGGACAGAATAGACTCATACAAATTCACGGGTCGCTCTTTCGGACACGATGTCGGTCGTGCAAGCATGAGGAACAAAATTACAAGCCTTACTTAAGGTCATCCATGAAAAAGCTGGTTCGTGATGAGATAGCCGACATTGCGATTGGGGATTTGCCGCGCTGTGGTGGGGACGAGTGGGTCGGATCGAATAGGTATGGTCGATGTGGAGGTCTACTCAGGCCCGACGTTGTTTGGTTCGGCGAAGTGCCGCCTAGGATGGGCGAGATCGGGAGAGAAATGACAGCCTGCGACCTTCTCATTGTCGTCGGGACTAGTTCTATTGTAAGCGCCAATATAGgagatgtgtgtgtgtgaacGAGTCTCACCCGTATATAAATGGACAGGTTCAGCCCGCAGCAGGCTTCGCATCCCAGGTCCAAGGTCATAGTGGCAAAGTCGCCGTGTTCAACCTTGATAGGTCAAACAACGACGACAAGGCAGATTTCTTGTTTTTAGGGAGCTGTGATACAACCTTACCCGAGGTCCTTGATGTTGGAGGTGACATTGCTGGTTTTGTGTGACGTTTATAGGTCAATGTAGAAAAATGACAGAGCGTGAAAAGCCAGTAGCGGCCAGCGCTTATTGGTTTGACAGGGGGAGAAGCAGGGACGGTAGATGATGAGATCAAATTAAAATGAATGCGCTGCGGGGGGATAAGGAAAGTTTTAGATGCGATATGTTTCATAGAAAAAGAGTAGGCGTTGGGAAAGAGAGAAGCCGAAAAGGGTCAAGCAGGGTAATGATTTGTCAGCAGGTGTTTCGCACGGCTGAGCATCGTcggcagcaacaacaaagaGCCCTTGACCAGTGACCACAACAGTCTCCACGCCATCAccacgacgaagacgaccgGAACTTGACTATCGGTGgctccttccttcctttctctaGCTAGGTTTTGAACATCGGCTCGCCAATGCGATGTACTATCCTCAGCAATCCCCAGGCATCCAGCACAAGTTGTCCAACCACCACGACACCAATCCTTGGCGGTTGCCAATGCTCGTGCAGCAGCCAGGGCAGCAGTCGTCGGTAGGACCACCCCCACCCTCCCCAGGATATGCTCTCTACAACAATGGCGCAATTCAGCATCACCCAGGCCATCATCCTCTCCAGCACCCTCCCCTccaacaccaccatcaaAGTTCTATGTCCCACTATCCATCACCACCAAACCAGCATACACACCAACAGCAACATCTAATTGCGGCCCAGGGATCGCCAGCTAGCACTACACCCGTCGCAACCCCTCAATGGCAGCAACAGCTTATGAAGTGCGAGGTACGTCGTTTGCATTCTTATTGACTTGTGTCCTGTTTATCTCTCGTTTCCTAGATGGTACGTGCATCCCGCTCACCACACCATAGAGCACGCGCAAGTGCTATGGCCTCACGAACTGTTGCCAAATCTGCTATCCCTATCACGAACCCAAACCTCATCAAACCTCCACCCACCCCAGAACAGTCCAACGGCGGTATGGGCGACGGTTCACCAGATGGTTCACCAGTAAATGGCAATGGAGTAGTCAATTCCCAGCGACCTTCAACTCCTGGGCTCACGACGGAGATTTCCCGGCCTACAGCGATCAAGCCACCTGAGAATACGTGGACATCACTAGACATGGGAGGGGTCAACATCAAGAATCTTCCTCCAACGTCTGGCCTGTTCTCATTCACATTCCTTATCAACCTCTACCTCAATCACAACGCCTTATCATCCGTACCCCTTGAGATTTCAAGGCTTCGTCATTTGGAGCTCCTTGATCTATCAGGAAACAACCTCAGTACCCTACCCCCGGAGCTCGGCATGCTCTCACAGCTGAAAGAATTTTATCTGTTCGACAACCAGCTCACCACAATCCCACCCCAATTCGGTAGTCTTCACCAACTGCAGACATTAGGAATCGAAGGCAATCCACTCGATCCATTGCTCAAGACCATGGTACAAAAAGATGGAACTCGAGCTTTAATCACTTACCTTCGAGATAACTGTCCTGTCGAAACCGATCCCCCTGAACGAGTTTGGAAACATCTCATTCCTCCACAGGACCAGGATGTCTTGGCGAAAGACCCGAATGTGGAGAGCGTCAGCATCATGTGCTACAACATTCTTTGCGAGCGGTGTGCGACGGAGAAGGTTTATGGGTACACGCCATCATGGGCCCTCGCCTGGTCTTATCGCAAGGGCCGAATCTTGGATGAAATCCTCAAGCACGACGTTGATATCATCTGCCTGCAAGAGATGGACATTGCGCAGTACGAGGACTATTTTACTGCCAATCTCAGTCAACACGGGTACGAAGGTGTATTCTGGCCGAAGTCGAGGTACAAGACCATGAAGGAGTCGGATCGCAGGCTCGTCGATGGTTGTGCGACGTTCTACAAGTCGGACAAGTGCGTGGCTAATTTTTCCGTTTTAATGACGTAATGAATAATTTGGTTCCTAGGTATAAGCTAGTAGAAAAGCATCTCCTCGAATTCAGCGCGTTGGCCATGCAACGTCAGGACTTTAAGAAGACCGACGACATGTTCAATCGTGTTCTGGGCAAAGACCACCTCGCCGTCATCTGTCTTCTAGAGAACAAGCACACCGGATCAAGGCTCATCGTGGCGAATACCCATATCCATTGGGATGCGGCGTATAGAGACGTCAAGTTGGTACAAGTCGCTTTGTTGGTCGAAGAAGTAGAGAAGATTGCCCATCACTTTGCGAAAtaccctccaccaccgcctggATTCAACGGTATTATGCCACCCTCTTCGGAAGCATCGGCGTCATCTGGCGTGAATGGGATTGACGATTCCTCGGACGCAGCGAGTACATCGGCTAGTGCGGCTGACGAGTCATCAACACGGCCGTCGCCAACACCGGCACCTGTATACCGACCTCCACCCATCTACACTGACGGCAGCAAGATTCCGACCATTGTGTGTGGCGATTTCAACTCGTTGCTTACATCCGGTGTCTACGAATTCCTGAATACTGGCTCTGTGCCCCCAACGCATGAAGACTTCATGTCGCACACGTACGGTCGATACACAAGCGAAGGCATTCGACACCGATTAGGGTTGAAGAGTGCTTATTCTGCGCCTGGAGCACCTGCTGAGGCCTTGATTACGAACCACACACCCACATTCAAGGAGCATATTGATTATGTGTGGTACTCTGCGGCCAACATGGGCGTAAACAAGGTCTTAGGCGAGATTGATCCTGCGTATCTGGACAAGGTGGTGGGATTCCCGAACCCGCATTTCCCATCAGAGTGAGTGTTCTTGCCTATGGTAATTATCCAaacatttattgattgacATATCCTTGTTAGCCATGTTGCGATCGCTGCTGAATTCCGGATCAAGCCTCCACGAGAAACTGCGCCGTCTCGACAGCCTTCTACGCCAACGTCGTCGTAGATTGAGACCTTATCGATTGAGGATGGGTTTATGTGCAAGGATGGAGGGTGCGATTAAGGCACGCACGTAATACACCATATTCTGTTCCGTCTCCACACTCGTTGTATAACATACAGTCTTGAGGGTTTTTTTATGATATTTGGTTTTCATTTCTGTTTTCTCAacctttcctttctctcttctATCCTGTCGTTCTCATCGCcacccttttttcttttctccgcCCTTCATTTCTGTGTTCGCCGAATATGGACGATCTGTCGTACAGAGAGTGTGTGTGGATGGTTTCGTGTATACGTTTTACGTTCGCTCCTTGTCGTGCCCCTTCGTTGGTATAATTCTTGCGTCTTCATCGTGTACTTTGGCCTATAtatctcttctcttcttttttggcttttctttttttttcttttacgCTCCTCATTTCTTTGTCCCTTCAGTCGTTGTATTGCTCGTTTTCTTTATTGTTGCGTTTTACCCTTTTACCCTCTTAACAtttctccttttttctttccttcatttcttcttcatttttctcTCTCGTTTTATTAAGTTGTTTGTCAATTCTACTCACTTTGATATCTCTACATCGTCCAGCGATTTATGTGGTAAAGCCTTTGATCGGAGTTGTACACAACGACCTattcttcttcgacttccCCCTGTTCTCTGCAGTTTCAACCCTTTTACTTTCATTCAAGTTTTCAGATTCTTTTGTTGTCCAAATGCTGTCCATTCGCcccgttttctttttttttctttattttcacGTTTCATTCCTGTTCAAATTCCTGTTCAAAACCCTCCCCTCAACTTATTTCTCTGTCATATCTCATCTTCCTCCCCGATCCCATAcgttggttttggttttagTGTTTCCTCCCATTACTTCATGCACCCTATTAGTAAGTATTTAGTCAACGCATCCATTCATTCACTCCTCAAAATCTCACTCCCCATCGATCGACACCTTGTAACATTTGTTGTAGCGTTCTTTGTGTGCAAAGATAAAAAGGTTTTACTTTTCTCATGTTTAGTTCATGATTTCTCGGGTGGATTGAGATTGCTGGCCTGAATGTATGTGGTTGAGCGGCTTGAGCCCAAGGGTGCACAAGGGTGTGCACTGTGCACCCGAGAATCAGGTGATGAGGAAACCCCTAACCccagccaaaaaaaaaaatagaccCTGGAAAGCTTCCTAGGGTTCTCGCGAATTTGAGGCCCAAATTTTGGCATTTAATCGACCTCATTCCACTTCGTTAATGGGGAATGATCTGTTAATTACCCACTTTCTATACAAATACAGATCGACAAACCACATCGactaattttctttttgctaaCCCGTAAACACCCATCTCTTTTCTAATTACAACAAGAAGGGTTGGAAGGTCGAGCCGATGCttccaaacttgatgttggAGAAGGTGACATTGACGCTGGGTCCACCGGAGGTGTCGAGTCCACCAGGGCAGCTTCCAGCTCCGGGACCGTCGAGCCAGGTCATTCCGCCTGATGGGTCATCCCAGAGACTGAAGACCAGAACCATGCCGGTATCGAAGGCCTTGCTCAATGGCTTCATGCCACCTGTCTCGTCGAACAGGTTAGAAGCACCCATGATTTTCCTCTGTGCGTCGCAGTATTGCGTTGAGACCGAGTTGAAGGGTGGCATGCCGGTCACATTAGTGGGTGGGGTCTGAATGACACGTCCATTCTGCACGTATAGACGACGGATCTCGGAGAGAG from Psilocybe cubensis strain MGC-MH-2018 chromosome 2, whole genome shotgun sequence encodes the following:
- a CDS encoding CCR4-Not complex 3'-5'-exoribonuclease subunit Ccr4, which translates into the protein MSTLTDSDLEDRFQSLGIRKRTCSIVDLPAEILICILLNLEWRDVLRLRQMSKALKNATHDKAVWLHLYETSFPGIPKQLDYPYGLYTVAELETTVVRGLKANVSWRSGDGDGRVEWVQRDIPGEEEMDRFWLSDSGRWLVVLTSVGSVVYHDLDNAGVPGRTLISRPSAAGQGSARRHMTTRMAADVCPRASNSKLEFNLALYLSQSPEESHFEVWKVRLQLENEGELPVLVAEKLASLERESEALVCHISLLGDDLAYSQTPWTNESAVVTVFNWKTASTHSEGYKYHKQEMYPAESGALYIPVHLLPGSRIFVMTSYSIQLFHYGDAHGQPCLELWHHRHDYVKEFTLSKPYICPETNSIRIIVSEMQRVLGCIIPYSLSKPSTTSTDTDTDANAWPSSSALRMPSGFVLLYDHGQTFERKRWRAAFGYRTGIVHCESAEMPPSSSIDDFRAILRSAKKIIILSGAGLSAPSGIQTYRGSGDKSLWSNPNAVKYSKHTTFEEDPSGSWQFYHHRRLECLKANPNKGHLALAALNIPSVASRVIPSATSVPLHVTQNLDELAVRALRVLPESSNEGQNRLIQIHGSLFRTRCRSCKHEEQNYKPYLRSSMKKLVRDEIADIAIGDLPRCGGDEWVGSNRYGRCGGLLRPDVVWFGEVPPRMGEIGREMTACDLLIVVGTSSIVQPAAGFASQVQGHSGKVAVFNLDRSNNDDKADFLFLGSCDTTLPEVLDVGGFEHRLANAMYYPQQSPGIQHKLSNHHDTNPWRLPMLVQQPGQQSSVGPPPPSPGYALYNNGAIQHHPGHHPLQHPPLQHHHQSSMSHYPSPPNQHTHQQQHLIAAQGSPASTTPVATPQWQQQLMKCEMVRASRSPHHRARASAMASRTVAKSAIPITNPNLIKPPPTPEQSNGGMGDGSPDGSPVNGNGVVNSQRPSTPGLTTEISRPTAIKPPENTWTSLDMGGVNIKNLPPTSGLFSFTFLINLYLNHNALSSVPLEISRLRHLELLDLSGNNLSTLPPELGMLSQLKEFYLFDNQLTTIPPQFGSLHQLQTLGIEGNPLDPLLKTMVQKDGTRALITYLRDNCPVETDPPERVWKHLIPPQDQDVLAKDPNVESVSIMCYNILCERCATEKVYGYTPSWALAWSYRKGRILDEILKHDVDIICLQEMDIAQYEDYFTANLSQHGYEGVFWPKSRYKTMKESDRRLVDGCATFYKSDKYKLVEKHLLEFSALAMQRQDFKKTDDMFNRVLGKDHLAVICLLENKHTGSRLIVANTHIHWDAAYRDVKLVQVALLVEEVEKIAHHFAKYPPPPPGFNGIMPPSSEASASSGVNGIDDSSDAASTSASAADESSTRPSPTPAPVYRPPPIYTDGSKIPTIVCGDFNSLLTSGVYEFLNTGSVPPTHEDFMSHTYGRYTSEGIRHRLGLKSAYSAPGAPAEALITNHTPTFKEHIDYVWYSAANMGVNKVLGEIDPAYLDKVVGFPNPHFPSDHVAIAAEFRIKPPRETAPSRQPSTPTSS